One Helianthus annuus cultivar XRQ/B chromosome 12, HanXRQr2.0-SUNRISE, whole genome shotgun sequence genomic region harbors:
- the LOC110894147 gene encoding glutamate receptor 2.8 produces the protein MSPTLIFLLVMSLFAVNNGNPNIEIKIGVILDMDSNVGKMSKTCISMATGDFYRKHDNYTTIIHPYYRDSKQDNVQAASAALDLMKNIQVTAIIGPMTSSQADFVIDLGNKEKVPVISPAASPSLSPYNNHYFIRSAHNSTLQLKPITELIKHFSWSEVVFMYEDGEYGRGLVPYLSDAMMNIGTKVTYQTVIYPSASDDWILAELYKLKTKQTRVFVVHALPDLALRLFKKVNVVGMMDEGYVWFITEGLTSQLHNLDHKEDLMQGVIGVKSFIRNSGKLFDFKKRWKREFRSLYPDDDETQLDTSGIRLYDTVFGLAMALEKTLKEKGDSAMDSEGTRALKGGSMLLQSIRNFRFDGLSGDFNICHGQLQSSAYEIVNIIGTGEKTIGFWSPKNGILKMLDNETKGIKPVMWPGDSHVIPKGWEIPVSNKNMLRVGVRIGGFDQFIDADIDPETHQVTMTGFCVDVFKAVVDALPYALKFEFVRFVSSDDKRPAGTFDDLVFNLSIGGYDAVVGDITILAYRSDRVAFTLPYTEAGVSLVVPIKDERKSAWIFLKPLEKELWITAGAFFIYTGLVVWVIEHRVNKEFRGAPHKQVGMLLYNSFSTLVYSHRARLISNLSRFVMIVWVFVVLVLTSSYTASLTSMLTVQKLRPTYTDINEIKRNGESIGYQDGSFVRDKLIRMGFNDTQLKGYRTFEQYHDALKNGSQNGGVSAIMEELPYIRVFVAKYCNMYTMTGPIHKTAGFGFAFPKGSPLVHDVSKAILQVTEKQMMNITNHWFKEDANCDQQQKGPQMKTEGFGLDSFKGVFLIAGLSSTSALLIFASRFLYQNREMLVSQDHSVSQKLLGIAKSFDVYRDEESKTSIPKATADHVEPNNNNNSPAISMFHQEAGVFSQEEGFSSTLPESPVVLDTIQVVQTTTN, from the exons ATGTCACCAACCCTTATCTTTCTTCTGGTGATGAGCTTGTTTGCAGTAAATAATGGCAACCCAAACATAGAAATAAAAATTGGAGTGATTCTAGATATGGATTCCAACGTTGGCAAGATGAGCAAGACTTGCATATCTATGGCAACAGGCGATTTCTATCGAAAACACGACAACTACACCACCATAATCCACCCTTACTATCGTGATTCGAAGCAAGACAACGTTCAAGCAGCATCCGCAGCACTCGACCTCATGAAAAACATTCAAGTCACCGCGATTATTGGACCCATGACATCCTCACAAGCAGACTTTGTTATAGATCTTGGTAACAAAGAAAAGGTTCCAGTCATTTCACCAGCAGCAAGCCCATCACTCTCACCATACAACAACCATTACTTCATCCGGTCTGCACATAATTCGACGTTACAGCTAAAACCGATAACCGAACTGATCAAACACTTTAGTTGGAGTGAGGTTGTGTTTATGTATGAAGATGGTGAGTATGGGAGAGGTCTTGTTCCTTATTTATCTGATGCCATGATGAACATTGGTACCAAAGTCACATACCAAACCGTTATATATCCTTCGGCTTCAGATGATTGGATACTCGCGGAGCTTTACAAGCTCAAGACGAAGCAGACTCGGGTGTTCGTGGTGCACGCGTTACCTGATTTGGCTTTGCGGTTATTCAAGAAAGTGAATGTAGTTGGAATGATGGATGAAGGGTATGTTTGGTTTATAACTGAAGGGCTCACTAGTCAATTGCATAATTTGGATCATAAAGAGGACTTGATGCAAGGTGTGATAGGTGTTAAGTCGTTTATCCGGAATTCAGGTAAGTTATTTGATTTTAAGAAAAGATGGAAACGGGAATTCCGGAGTCTGTATCCGGATGATGACGAGACACAACTTGACACGTCTGGAATAAGGTTGTATGATACCGTTTTCGGTCTAGCGATGGCACTAGAGAAGACCCTGAAAGAAAAAGGTGACTCAGCGATGGATTCTGAAGGTACTAGAGCCTTAAAAGGGGGATCCATGCTTCTTCAATCAATCCGAAACTTTAGATTTGACGGGCTTAGCGGCGACTTCAACATATGTCACGGGCAATTACAATCGTCGGCTTATGAAATAGTGAACATAATCGGTACTGGGGAGAAAACAATCGGGTTTTGGAGTCCTAAAAATGGTATCTTAAAGATGTTGGACAATGAAACAAAGGGTATTAAGCCAGTTATGTGGCCAGGTGACAGTCATGTTATCCCTAAAGGCTGGGAGATCCCGGTCAGCAACAAGAATATGTTAAGAGTTGGGGTTCGAATCGGGGGTTTTGATCAGTTTATCGATGCAGACATCGACCCAGAAACCCATCAGGTTACCATGACCGGCTTCTGTGTCGATGTTTTTAAGGCGGTCGTTGATGCGTTGCCATATGCTCTTAAATTTGAATTTGTACGTTTTGTTAGTTCTGATGACAAGAGACCTGCAGGAACCTTTGATGATCTGGTTTTCAATCTCTCTATTGGG GGATACGATGCGGTTGTTGGAGACATTACGATACTTGCATACCGTTCAGATAGAGTGGCTTTCACATTGCCATACACGGAGGCCGGTGTTTCATTGGTTGTTCCAATCAAAGATGAGAGAAAGAGTGCATGGATCTTCTTAAAACCCTTAGAGAAAGAGCTTTGGATAACAGCCGGTGCATTTTTCATATACACCGGACTCGTGGTATGGGTTATTGAGCATCGCGTAAATAAAGAGTTCCGAGGCGCTCCTCATAAACAAGTGGGAATGCTCTTGTATAATTCCTTCTCCACACTTGTTTATTCACACA GGGCGAGGTTGATCAGCAACTTATCGAGATTTGTGATGATCGTGTGGGTGTTTGTGGTGTTGGTGCTGACCTCGAGCTACACTGCGAGCTTGACATCAATGTTAACGGTACAAAAGCTTCGGCCTACGTACACTGACATCAATGAGATCAAGAGAAATGGAGAATCAATAGGATACCAAGATGGTTCTTTTGTCAGGGATAAGTTGATACGTATGGGTTTTAATGACACCCAGTTGAAAGGTTACAGAACGTTTGAGCAGTACCACGATGCCCTTAAAAATGGAAGTCAAAACGGAGGAGTTTCCGCTATTATGGAAGAGCTCCCTTATATTAGGGTTTTTGTGGCTAAATATTGTAATATGTATACCATGACAGGTCCCATCCACAAAACAGCAGGCTTTGGTTTT GCATTTCCAAAAGGGTCCCCATTGGTCCATGATGTTTCTAAGGCAATCCTACAAGTGACAGAGAAGCAAATGATGAACATAACCAACCACTGGTTTAAAGAAGATGCCAACTGTGATCAGCAGCAGAAGGGGCCTCAAATGAAAACTGAGGGGTTCGGGCTCGATAGCTTTAAAGGAGTTTTCCTCATTGCCGGGTTATCATCCACCTCGGCTCTCCTGATTTTCGCCTCCAGGTTTTTGTATCAAAATAGAGAAATGTTGGTGTCACAAGATCATTCAGTTAGCCAAAAGCTTTTGGGTATTGCAAAATCATTTGATGTGTATCGAGATGAAGAATCCAAAACATCAATCCCAAAAGCAACAGCAGATCATGTGGAAcctaacaacaataataatagtcCAGCAATTAGTATGTTCCATCAAGAAGCAGGAGTTTTCTCACAGGAAGAAGGGTTTTCTAGTACTCTGCCCGAGAGTCCAGTAGTTCTTGATACAATACAAGTTGTACAAACTACAACTAATTAA